A single genomic interval of Syntrophaceae bacterium harbors:
- the secY gene encoding preprotein translocase subunit SecY — protein sequence MIGGLKNIPKIPELQKRIAFTFLLLGVYRIGAHVPTPGIDTAALAAFFDQARGSLLGLFDLFAGGALSNLSVFALGIMPYISASIILQLLTIAVPHLERLSKEGEAGRRKITQYTRYGTVLLSLIQGFGIAVGLENMAGPTGASIVITPGWGFRLMTVITLTAGTAFIMWLGEQITERGIGNGISLIIFAGIVCRGPEAVLNTFRLVAMGEMGILAVLFLAVFMVAVVGAIVFMETGQRRIPVQYAKRIVGRKMYGGQTTHLPLKINTSGVIPPIFASSIIMFPATLAQFIPHPWMKAVSDMLVPGAVLYELIYVAFIVFFCFFYTAVVFNPTDVAENMKKHGGFVPGIRPGKKTAEYIDHVLSRLTFSGAIYVSAVCVLPSILMVYFNVPFYFGGTALLIVVGVALDTAGQIETHLLARQYEGFLKKGRLARRR from the coding sequence TTGATCGGCGGACTGAAAAACATCCCGAAAATTCCCGAGCTCCAGAAGCGGATCGCCTTCACGTTCCTGCTCCTGGGCGTCTACCGGATCGGGGCCCACGTGCCCACGCCGGGGATCGACACGGCGGCGCTCGCCGCGTTCTTCGACCAGGCCCGGGGGTCCCTGCTGGGGCTCTTCGACCTGTTCGCGGGCGGCGCGCTGTCGAACCTCTCGGTCTTCGCGCTGGGGATCATGCCCTACATCAGCGCCTCCATCATCCTGCAGCTGCTCACGATCGCCGTCCCGCATTTGGAGCGGCTCTCGAAGGAGGGCGAGGCGGGCCGCCGGAAAATCACCCAGTACACCCGCTACGGGACGGTCCTGCTGTCCCTCATCCAGGGGTTCGGCATCGCCGTGGGGCTCGAGAACATGGCGGGCCCGACGGGCGCCTCGATCGTGATCACCCCCGGGTGGGGCTTCCGTCTCATGACGGTCATCACGCTCACGGCCGGCACGGCCTTCATCATGTGGCTGGGCGAACAGATCACGGAGCGCGGGATCGGCAACGGGATCTCGCTCATCATCTTCGCCGGCATCGTCTGCCGCGGCCCCGAGGCCGTCCTGAACACGTTCCGGCTCGTGGCGATGGGCGAGATGGGGATCCTGGCGGTCCTCTTCCTGGCCGTGTTCATGGTGGCCGTCGTCGGCGCCATCGTCTTCATGGAGACGGGGCAGCGACGGATCCCCGTGCAGTACGCCAAGCGCATCGTGGGGCGAAAAATGTACGGGGGGCAGACCACGCACCTGCCCCTCAAGATCAACACGTCGGGCGTCATCCCGCCCATCTTCGCGTCGTCGATCATCATGTTCCCGGCGACCCTGGCCCAGTTCATCCCCCACCCGTGGATGAAGGCGGTCTCCGACATGCTGGTGCCGGGGGCGGTCCTCTACGAGCTGATCTACGTCGCGTTCATCGTGTTCTTCTGCTTCTTCTACACGGCCGTCGTGTTCAACCCGACGGACGTGGCGGAGAACATGAAGAAGCACGGCGGGTTCGTCCCCGGGATCCGGCCGGGGAAGAAGACAGCCGAGTACATCGACCACGTGCTGAGCCGGCTGACGTTCAGCGGGGCCATCTACGTCTCGGCGGTCTGCGTGCTGCCGAGCATCCTGATGGTCTACTTCAACGTCCCCTTCTACTTCGGCGGGACGGCGCTGCTGATCGTCGTCGGCGTGGCGCTCGACACGGCGGGGCAGATCGAGACGCACCTGCTGGCGCGGCAGTACGAAGGGTTCCTGAAGAAGGGGCGGCTGGCCAGGCGGCGATAG
- the map gene encoding type I methionyl aminopeptidase, whose protein sequence is MVILKSRQEIEKMRKSNILVAEILEELGRKIRPGVKTIELDRLSETMALKRGARPAFKGYRGYPYSLCTSVNSEVVHGMPSERELKEGDIVSLDFGILNDGYYGDAAVTVPVGEISPAARRLLRVTEEALYRGIAAARAGNRIGDISAAIQGHVEAAGFSVVRDLVGHGIGKSLHEDPQVPNYGSSGRGIELKPGMVFAIEPMVNEGTYRVDVLRDGWTVVTADGKLSAHFEHSVAITENGPVILSRID, encoded by the coding sequence ATGGTCATCTTGAAATCTCGGCAAGAGATTGAAAAGATGCGGAAGAGCAACATCCTCGTCGCGGAGATCCTGGAGGAACTCGGAAGGAAGATCAGGCCGGGGGTCAAGACGATCGAGCTGGACAGGCTCTCCGAGACGATGGCCCTGAAACGGGGGGCACGCCCGGCCTTCAAGGGATACCGAGGCTACCCCTACTCCCTGTGCACCTCGGTCAACAGCGAGGTCGTGCACGGGATGCCCTCGGAGAGGGAGCTCAAGGAAGGCGACATCGTCAGCCTGGACTTCGGCATCCTCAACGACGGCTACTACGGGGACGCGGCGGTGACGGTGCCCGTCGGGGAGATCAGCCCCGCGGCCAGGCGGCTGCTCCGGGTCACGGAAGAGGCGCTCTACCGGGGCATCGCGGCGGCCCGCGCGGGGAACCGCATCGGGGACATCTCCGCGGCCATCCAGGGCCACGTCGAGGCCGCGGGCTTCTCCGTGGTGCGGGATCTCGTGGGGCACGGCATCGGAAAGAGCCTCCACGAGGACCCCCAGGTCCCCAATTACGGCTCGAGCGGCCGGGGGATCGAGCTGAAGCCGGGAATGGTCTTTGCCATCGAGCCCATGGTCAACGAGGGCACCTACCGGGTGGACGTCCTCCGGGACGGCTGGACGGTGGTGACCGCCGACGGGAAGCTGTCGGCCCATTTCGAGCACTCGGTGGCGATCACGGAAAACGGGCCGGTCATCCTGAGCCGGATCGACTGA
- the infA gene encoding translation initiation factor IF-1, which yields MAKEEPIEVEGTVVETLPNAMFRVELQNGHRVLAHISGKMRMHFIKILPGDRVTVELSPYDLTRGRITYRSK from the coding sequence ATGGCGAAAGAAGAACCCATCGAGGTGGAAGGCACGGTCGTCGAGACGCTGCCGAATGCCATGTTCCGGGTGGAACTGCAGAACGGGCACCGCGTGCTGGCCCACATCTCGGGAAAGATGCGGATGCACTTCATCAAGATCCTCCCGGGGGACCGGGTGACGGTGGAACTGTCGCCCTACGACCTGACGCGGGGCCGGATCACCTACCGGTCGAAGTAG
- the rpmJ gene encoding 50S ribosomal protein L36 has protein sequence MKVRPSVKKMCDKCKIIKRHGVVRVICENPKHKQRQG, from the coding sequence GTGAAAGTCAGACCGTCTGTGAAAAAGATGTGCGACAAGTGCAAGATCATCAAGCGCCACGGCGTCGTGCGGGTGATCTGCGAAAACCCGAAGCACAAGCAGCGCCAGGGATAA
- the rpsM gene encoding 30S ribosomal protein S13, translating into MARIAGVDLPKNKRMEIALTYIYGIGRSKAKEILREAGIPYDTKTDVLTDAEVTAIRNIIDRDHKVEGDLRRDVSMSIKRLMDIGAYRGLRHRKGLPSRGQRTHTNARTRKGPRRAIAGKKK; encoded by the coding sequence GTGGCAAGAATTGCAGGCGTTGACCTACCGAAGAACAAGCGCATGGAGATCGCCCTGACCTACATCTACGGGATCGGCCGCTCCAAGGCGAAGGAGATCCTCCGCGAGGCGGGCATCCCCTACGACACGAAGACCGACGTGCTCACCGACGCGGAGGTCACGGCCATCCGCAACATCATCGACCGGGACCACAAGGTGGAGGGTGACCTGCGCCGCGACGTCTCCATGTCGATCAAGCGGCTCATGGACATCGGGGCGTACCGGGGGCTGCGGCACCGCAAGGGCCTCCCGAGCCGCGGCCAGCGCACGCACACCAACGCCCGGACGCGGAAGGGGCCCCGAAGGGCGATCGCCGGGAAGAAGAAGTAA
- the rpsK gene encoding 30S ribosomal protein S11, with protein sequence MASPRRKTGKKREKKNVPEGIAHIQSTFNNTIVTITDLTGNVIAWASSGMSGFKGSRKGTPFAAQMAAESAVKKAREQGLRTVRVYVKGPGSGRESALRALQAAGLTVSLIRDVTPIPHNGCRPPKRRRV encoded by the coding sequence ATGGCCAGTCCGAGGAGAAAGACCGGAAAGAAGCGCGAGAAAAAGAACGTCCCCGAGGGGATCGCCCACATCCAGTCGACGTTCAACAACACGATCGTCACCATCACCGACCTGACCGGGAACGTCATCGCCTGGGCGTCCTCCGGCATGTCGGGGTTCAAGGGCTCCCGCAAGGGGACCCCCTTCGCGGCCCAGATGGCCGCCGAGAGCGCTGTGAAGAAGGCCCGGGAGCAGGGGCTGCGGACCGTGCGGGTCTACGTGAAGGGGCCGGGCTCGGGCCGCGAGTCGGCGCTGCGGGCCCTGCAGGCGGCGGGGCTGACGGTGAGCCTGATCCGCGACGTCACGCCCATCCCCCACAACGGCTGCCGTCCGCCGAAGCGAAGGCGCGTGTAG
- the rpsD gene encoding 30S ribosomal protein S4: MARYRGSECRLCRREGLKLFFKGDRCYTEKCAFERRGYAPGEHGQVRKKHSDYGVQLREKQRLKRMYGLLEKQFRGYFERADRMKGITGSNLLVLLERRLDNVVFRLGFAPSRNEARQLVRHSHFLVNGRKVNIPSYTVRKDDVVELREKSRKVLPILDSLETVARRGIPGWLELDKANFKGIVKAIPTREDITMPVQEQLVVELYSK; this comes from the coding sequence TTGGCACGTTACAGAGGTTCAGAATGCAGGCTTTGCCGCCGGGAAGGCCTGAAGCTGTTTTTCAAGGGTGACCGCTGCTACACCGAGAAGTGCGCGTTCGAACGGCGCGGCTACGCGCCCGGCGAGCACGGGCAGGTCCGGAAGAAGCACTCCGACTACGGCGTCCAGCTTCGCGAGAAGCAGCGCCTCAAGAGGATGTACGGGCTGCTCGAAAAGCAGTTCCGGGGCTACTTCGAACGGGCCGACCGCATGAAGGGCATCACGGGCTCGAACCTCCTCGTGCTCCTCGAGCGGCGGCTCGACAACGTGGTGTTCCGGCTGGGGTTCGCGCCGTCGCGCAACGAGGCGCGGCAGCTCGTGCGCCACAGCCACTTCCTCGTCAACGGCCGCAAGGTCAACATCCCCTCCTACACGGTGCGCAAGGACGACGTCGTGGAGCTCCGGGAGAAGAGCCGGAAGGTCCTCCCCATCCTCGACTCCCTCGAAACGGTTGCCCGAAGGGGCATCCCGGGGTGGCTGGAGCTGGACAAGGCCAACTTCAAGGGCATCGTGAAGGCGATCCCGACCCGGGAAGACATCACCATGCCCGTTCAGGAACAGCTGGTGGTCGAGCTGTACTCCAAGTAA
- a CDS encoding DNA-directed RNA polymerase subunit alpha, which translates to MQRNWRSLIRPKRIEIDEKTHSKSYAEFTIQPLERGYGITLGNSLRRVLLSSIQGAAIVSVRFDKVLHEFSSIPGVKEDVTDIILNLKGVRLKLHGDVPRTIKIDASKAGPVTAGDIITDAHVEVLNPEHPIATLTTGGKLKAEMVVKMGKGYVMAKRERDPDQPEGTINIDAIFSPIKRVSYTVSHARVGQITDFDKLVLEVWTDGSVLPEDAVAYAAKILKDQLDIFINFEETEEEKVQEEAGQSEKLSENLLKSVDELELSVRSANCLKNAGIHIIGELVQKTEAEMLKTRNFGRKSLNEIKEILSEMGLSLGMKIDWPPKGRDEAASAE; encoded by the coding sequence ATGCAGAGAAACTGGCGCAGCCTGATCCGGCCGAAACGGATCGAGATCGACGAGAAGACCCACAGCAAATCCTACGCGGAATTCACCATCCAGCCTCTCGAGCGGGGCTACGGCATCACGCTGGGCAACTCCCTGCGGCGCGTGCTGCTCTCCTCGATCCAGGGGGCGGCCATCGTGTCCGTGCGCTTCGACAAGGTCCTCCACGAGTTCTCCTCCATCCCGGGCGTGAAGGAGGACGTGACGGACATCATCCTCAATCTCAAGGGCGTCCGGCTGAAGCTCCACGGCGATGTCCCCCGGACGATCAAGATCGACGCCTCGAAGGCGGGCCCCGTCACGGCCGGCGACATCATCACCGACGCGCACGTGGAGGTCCTCAACCCCGAGCACCCCATCGCCACGCTCACGACGGGCGGCAAGCTGAAGGCCGAGATGGTCGTGAAGATGGGCAAGGGCTACGTCATGGCCAAGCGCGAGCGCGACCCCGATCAGCCCGAGGGCACCATCAACATCGATGCCATCTTCTCGCCCATCAAGAGGGTGAGCTACACGGTGAGCCACGCCCGCGTGGGCCAGATCACCGACTTCGACAAGCTCGTCCTCGAGGTCTGGACCGACGGCAGCGTGCTGCCCGAGGACGCCGTCGCCTATGCGGCCAAGATCCTGAAGGACCAGCTCGACATCTTCATCAACTTCGAGGAAACGGAAGAGGAGAAGGTGCAGGAGGAGGCCGGCCAGAGCGAGAAGCTCAGCGAGAACCTCCTCAAGAGCGTGGACGAGCTGGAGCTCTCCGTGCGGTCGGCCAACTGCCTCAAGAACGCCGGCATCCACATCATCGGCGAGCTCGTCCAGAAGACGGAAGCGGAGATGCTCAAGACCCGCAACTTCGGCCGGAAGTCCCTCAACGAGATCAAGGAGATCCTCTCCGAGATGGGCCTCTCGCTCGGCATGAAGATCGACTGGCCGCCCAAGGGCAGGGACGAGGCCGCCAGCGCGGAGTGA
- the rplQ gene encoding 50S ribosomal protein L17 — protein MRHGVGGRKLGRTTSHRTAMLRNMVTSFLQHERIETTDAKAKELRRVAERMITLAKKGSLHARRQAAAVIRDKDVLKKLFDEIGTRFADRQGGYTRIVKTGFRTGDSAPLAVIELMAKPEEKKGKKEKPGKKESKPKAAPKAKKEPKAAKEPKAGKEAKEKKPAAKKAPAKKAEPKEE, from the coding sequence ATGCGACACGGGGTAGGGGGAAGAAAACTCGGCAGGACCACGAGCCATCGCACGGCCATGCTCCGCAACATGGTGACCTCGTTCCTGCAGCACGAGAGGATCGAGACCACCGATGCCAAGGCGAAGGAGCTCCGGCGGGTCGCCGAGAGGATGATCACGCTGGCCAAGAAGGGAAGCCTCCACGCCCGGCGGCAGGCCGCGGCGGTGATCCGGGACAAGGACGTGCTGAAGAAGCTCTTTGACGAGATCGGCACGCGGTTCGCCGACCGGCAGGGCGGCTACACGCGCATCGTCAAGACGGGCTTCCGCACCGGCGACAGCGCACCCTTGGCCGTCATCGAGTTGATGGCGAAGCCCGAGGAGAAGAAGGGCAAGAAGGAGAAGCCGGGGAAGAAGGAGAGCAAGCCCAAGGCGGCCCCGAAGGCGAAGAAGGAGCCGAAGGCCGCGAAAGAGCCCAAGGCCGGGAAGGAAGCGAAGGAGAAAAAGCCGGCGGCGAAGAAGGCGCCCGCCAAGAAGGCGGAGCCGAAGGAAGAGTGA
- a CDS encoding translation elongation factor-like protein → MAEEKIGEIVKFFAKPSVAAIKITAGEVKVGDTLKYVGHTTNFESVVESMEVNNAKVEKAVAGDYIGVKVSDRCRPGDEVFKVIPD, encoded by the coding sequence ATGGCGGAGGAGAAAATCGGCGAAATCGTAAAATTCTTCGCGAAGCCCAGCGTCGCGGCGATCAAAATCACCGCCGGTGAAGTGAAGGTGGGGGACACACTCAAGTACGTCGGCCACACGACGAATTTCGAAAGCGTCGTCGAGTCCATGGAGGTCAACAACGCGAAGGTCGAGAAGGCCGTGGCGGGCGACTACATCGGCGTCAAGGTGTCGGACCGGTGCAGGCCGGGCGACGAGGTCTTCAAGGTCATCCCGGACTAG
- a CDS encoding bifunctional folylpolyglutamate synthase/dihydrofolate synthase: MGEDPIQYLENLKGAGIRPGLGPVRRLLNRLGRPQDRYRSVLVGGTNGKGSIAASLASVLQAAGYRVGLYTSPHLVDFGERIRVDGLPIPRGDLERCIGQVRGSTREEVTYFEFATALAFLHFAQCAVDVAVLEVGMGGRLDATHVVRPELVIVSNVAMDHVEFLGPRLTDIAREKAGIIEPYRACVTAARQSPVLAVLEEVCRRRKARLLRVGREIRVRAGRDGLLDCRGPSIAIRGIPLALQGPHQRENAACALGAVGVLRRRGFAIGDEDVRKGFSRVRWEGRLETVRRSPAVVLDGAHNAAGAAALARSLGEFAYRRLTLVLGILADKDWRGMIRRLAPLADRVILTRPPEERALAPEVLAGEARRWNRNVEIAQHPRQAVRASLREAGPDDLICIAGSLYLVGAVRPLLIASKGAGPGGR, translated from the coding sequence ATGGGAGAGGATCCGATTCAGTACCTCGAGAACCTGAAGGGGGCCGGCATCCGTCCGGGGCTGGGACCCGTTCGGCGGCTGCTGAATCGCCTGGGGCGCCCTCAGGACCGTTACCGCAGCGTCCTGGTGGGGGGAACGAACGGCAAGGGCTCCATCGCGGCGAGCCTGGCCTCCGTCCTGCAGGCGGCGGGATACCGCGTCGGGCTTTACACGTCGCCCCACCTGGTCGATTTCGGGGAGCGCATCCGGGTCGACGGGCTCCCGATTCCCCGGGGGGACCTGGAGAGGTGCATCGGGCAGGTGCGCGGATCGACCCGGGAAGAGGTGACCTACTTCGAATTCGCCACGGCGCTGGCCTTTCTGCATTTTGCGCAGTGCGCCGTCGATGTCGCCGTCCTCGAGGTGGGCATGGGGGGCCGTCTCGATGCCACCCATGTCGTCCGTCCCGAGCTCGTGATCGTCTCGAACGTCGCCATGGACCATGTCGAGTTTCTCGGGCCGCGGCTCACGGACATCGCGCGGGAGAAGGCGGGCATCATCGAGCCGTACCGCGCGTGCGTGACGGCCGCCCGGCAGTCCCCGGTGCTGGCGGTTCTCGAAGAGGTCTGCAGGCGCCGAAAGGCCCGCCTGCTGCGGGTCGGCCGGGAGATCCGCGTGCGAGCGGGGCGGGACGGCCTGCTCGACTGCCGCGGCCCGTCGATCGCGATCCGGGGCATCCCGCTTGCCCTGCAGGGGCCGCACCAGCGGGAAAACGCCGCGTGCGCGCTGGGGGCCGTCGGGGTCTTGCGCCGGAGGGGCTTCGCGATCGGCGACGAGGACGTCCGCAAGGGCTTCTCACGGGTTCGCTGGGAGGGGCGCCTGGAGACCGTGCGCAGGAGCCCCGCCGTCGTTCTGGACGGCGCCCACAATGCGGCGGGCGCCGCGGCCCTCGCCAGGTCCCTGGGCGAGTTCGCGTACCGCCGGCTCACCCTGGTGCTGGGGATTCTCGCCGACAAGGACTGGCGGGGCATGATCCGGCGGCTCGCCCCGCTGGCCGACCGTGTCATCCTGACGCGCCCGCCGGAGGAGCGGGCCCTGGCGCCGGAGGTCCTGGCCGGGGAGGCGAGGCGCTGGAACCGCAACGTGGAGATTGCGCAGCACCCCCGGCAGGCGGTCCGGGCCTCCCTGCGGGAAGCCGGCCCGGACGATCTCATCTGCATCGCGGGGTCGCTGTACCTCGTGGGGGCGGTTCGCCCCCTGCTCATCGCATCGAAAGGGGCCGGGCCTGGCGGAAGATGA
- the rplM gene encoding 50S ribosomal protein L13 produces MSTFMAKKDAVDRDWFLVDAQGKVLGRLAREIAHRLRGKHKAVFTPHADTGDFVVVINAEKIALTGKKLTDKIYYHHSGYPGGIKAWPAGKLLAKRPEELIRRAVQGMLPKNSLGRQQLRKLKVYAGDKHPHEAQKPHRLEL; encoded by the coding sequence ATGAGTACGTTTATGGCAAAGAAGGACGCCGTCGACCGCGACTGGTTCCTGGTCGATGCGCAGGGAAAGGTCCTGGGCCGGCTCGCCCGGGAGATCGCCCACCGCCTCCGCGGCAAGCACAAGGCCGTCTTCACGCCCCACGCCGACACGGGGGACTTCGTGGTGGTCATCAACGCCGAGAAGATTGCGCTGACGGGCAAGAAGCTCACCGACAAGATTTACTACCATCACTCCGGCTACCCGGGCGGGATCAAGGCGTGGCCTGCAGGAAAGCTCCTGGCCAAGAGGCCCGAGGAGCTCATCCGGCGCGCCGTGCAGGGCATGCTGCCCAAGAACTCGCTGGGCCGCCAGCAGCTGCGCAAGCTCAAGGTCTATGCCGGCGACAAGCACCCCCACGAAGCCCAGAAGCCGCACCGGCTTGAACTGTAA
- the rpsI gene encoding 30S ribosomal protein S9, whose product MTDKRIYATGKRKTAIARVWMKEGSGAFTVNSRNFDDYFTRDVLKKIIQQPLEITNQMGKFDFYVNVDGGGIAGQADAVKHGISKALCEYDAELRPILKKAGFLTRDSRVKERKKYGQPGARKRFQFSKR is encoded by the coding sequence ATGACCGACAAGCGGATTTATGCAACGGGAAAGAGGAAGACGGCCATCGCCCGGGTCTGGATGAAGGAAGGCTCCGGCGCCTTCACCGTCAACAGCAGGAATTTCGACGACTATTTCACGCGGGACGTCCTCAAGAAGATCATCCAGCAGCCCCTGGAGATCACCAACCAGATGGGGAAATTCGATTTCTACGTCAACGTCGACGGCGGCGGAATCGCCGGCCAGGCCGATGCGGTCAAGCACGGGATCTCCAAGGCCCTGTGCGAGTACGACGCGGAGCTTCGGCCGATCCTGAAAAAAGCGGGCTTCCTCACGAGGGACTCCCGCGTGAAGGAGCGAAAGAAATACGGACAGCCCGGGGCCCGGAAGCGGTTCCAGTTCTCGAAGCGCTAA
- a CDS encoding N-acetyl-gamma-glutamyl-phosphate reductase, giving the protein MIRVGIYGGSGYTGLELMRILLRHPGVEVTGLTSRKFKGQPLSETYPLFEGLTDIRFIDASPEELAGMADVIFTATPHGEAMAVAPAFLEAGKKVIDLSADFRLRDLDVFAKWYHRHTAPDLVQRAVYGLPELYRDAVKRADLVANPGCYVTSAILALAPALREKVIDPDTIIIDSKSGVSGAGRDPVIGSLFCEVDEGFKAYKVGGHRHSPEIEQELSVLAGRPVKVSFTPHLLPINRGILSTVYASLKKTLSTAEMIDLYRSVYGGEPFIRVLDKGVYPNVSSVKGTNFCHLGLAVDERTNRVIILSAIDNLVKGASGQAVQNMNLMCGLREDTALDMIALFP; this is encoded by the coding sequence ATGATCCGAGTCGGTATTTACGGCGGCAGCGGGTACACGGGACTCGAGCTGATGCGGATCCTGCTGCGGCACCCCGGCGTCGAGGTGACGGGGCTCACGTCGCGCAAGTTCAAGGGGCAGCCCCTTTCGGAAACCTACCCCCTGTTCGAGGGGCTCACCGACATCCGCTTCATCGACGCCTCGCCCGAGGAGCTGGCCGGGATGGCCGATGTGATCTTCACGGCCACCCCCCACGGCGAGGCCATGGCCGTCGCGCCGGCCTTTCTCGAGGCCGGCAAGAAGGTCATCGACCTCTCCGCCGATTTCCGGCTGCGGGACCTCGACGTCTTCGCCAAGTGGTACCACCGGCACACGGCCCCCGACCTCGTGCAGCGCGCCGTCTACGGCCTGCCGGAGCTCTACCGGGATGCGGTGAAGAGGGCGGACCTCGTGGCCAACCCCGGCTGCTACGTGACGAGCGCCATCCTCGCGCTGGCGCCCGCCCTGCGGGAAAAGGTCATCGACCCGGACACGATCATCATCGACTCCAAGTCCGGCGTGAGCGGCGCCGGGCGCGACCCCGTCATCGGCTCGCTGTTCTGCGAGGTCGACGAGGGGTTCAAGGCCTACAAGGTCGGCGGGCACCGGCACAGCCCCGAGATCGAGCAGGAGCTGAGCGTGCTGGCGGGCCGGCCGGTGAAGGTCTCGTTCACGCCGCACCTGCTGCCGATCAACCGCGGCATCCTCAGCACCGTCTACGCGAGCCTCAAAAAAACGCTTTCCACGGCCGAGATGATTGACTTATATAGAAGCGTCTACGGCGGCGAACCGTTCATCCGGGTCCTGGACAAAGGCGTCTACCCGAACGTGTCCTCCGTGAAGGGGACCAACTTTTGCCACCTCGGGCTTGCCGTCGACGAGCGGACAAACCGGGTCATCATCCTGTCGGCCATCGACAACCTCGTGAAGGGGGCCTCGGGCCAGGCGGTCCAGAACATGAACCTCATGTGCGGCCTGCGCGAGGATACGGCCCTGGACATGATCGCCCTCTTCCCGTAG
- a CDS encoding cysteine--tRNA ligase, giving the protein MALRLYNTLTRRKEDFVPVREGEVGIYACGVTVYDTCHIGHARSAINFDVITRYLRYRGYRVTYVKNYTDVDDKIIAKANKEGVGFREISERYIAQHDEDMDRLGVERPTVTPRATEHIAGMIDLINRLIQKGLAYAVPGGDVYFSVKKFKDYGKLSGRNLDEMMSGARIAPGEMKKDPLDFALWKASKEGEPWWDSPWGKGRPGWHIECSVMSAHFLGETFDIHGGGEDLIFPHHENEIAQSEGASGKPFARYWLHNGFIKVDHEKMSKSLGNFITIRDILKVHHPEVVRFFVLQGHYRSPLDFSEDALNEARHALNRLYETLKRIRDLFAADPSLSPVSVTEEQLPQRERALLERIRALPERFRDAMDDDFNTARAMGFIFDVARQVNAFAADGRTPAPPALFVLNEAERALREVGGVLGILMEDPDVYFEKDRLREAQKRGLQVHEIEALIEERLRARKEKNWARADAIRDELAAKGVALKDSKTGTTWTIERQAQG; this is encoded by the coding sequence ATGGCGCTTCGTCTCTACAACACGCTGACCCGCCGGAAGGAGGACTTCGTCCCCGTGAGGGAGGGCGAGGTGGGGATCTACGCCTGCGGGGTCACGGTCTACGACACCTGCCACATCGGCCACGCGCGCTCCGCCATCAACTTCGACGTCATCACCCGGTACCTGCGCTACCGGGGTTACCGGGTCACCTACGTCAAGAACTACACCGACGTGGACGACAAGATCATCGCGAAGGCCAACAAGGAAGGGGTGGGGTTCCGGGAGATCTCCGAGCGCTACATCGCCCAGCACGACGAGGACATGGACCGGCTCGGCGTTGAGCGGCCCACCGTCACGCCCCGGGCCACGGAGCACATCGCGGGCATGATCGATCTCATCAACAGGCTGATCCAGAAAGGCCTGGCCTACGCCGTGCCCGGCGGCGACGTCTACTTCTCCGTGAAGAAGTTCAAGGACTACGGGAAGCTCTCGGGCCGCAACCTCGACGAGATGATGTCGGGGGCCCGCATCGCGCCGGGCGAGATGAAGAAGGACCCGCTCGACTTCGCCCTCTGGAAGGCGAGCAAGGAGGGGGAGCCCTGGTGGGACAGCCCCTGGGGCAAGGGCCGGCCGGGCTGGCACATCGAGTGCTCCGTCATGAGCGCCCACTTCCTCGGCGAGACCTTCGACATCCACGGGGGCGGCGAGGACCTGATCTTCCCGCACCACGAGAACGAGATCGCGCAGTCCGAGGGCGCCTCCGGGAAGCCCTTCGCGAGGTACTGGCTCCACAACGGCTTCATCAAGGTGGACCACGAAAAGATGTCCAAGTCGCTGGGGAACTTCATCACCATCCGGGACATTCTGAAGGTCCACCATCCCGAGGTCGTTCGGTTCTTCGTCCTGCAGGGCCACTACCGGAGCCCCCTGGATTTCTCCGAGGACGCGCTGAACGAGGCCCGCCATGCCCTGAACCGGCTCTACGAGACCCTCAAGAGGATCCGTGACCTCTTCGCCGCCGACCCCTCGCTCAGCCCCGTGTCGGTGACGGAGGAGCAGCTGCCGCAGAGGGAACGGGCCCTCCTCGAGCGGATCCGGGCACTGCCGGAGCGCTTCCGGGATGCGATGGACGACGACTTCAACACGGCCCGGGCGATGGGCTTCATCTTCGATGTCGCCCGGCAGGTCAACGCCTTTGCGGCCGACGGGCGGACGCCGGCCCCCCCGGCCCTGTTCGTCCTCAACGAGGCCGAGCGCGCGCTCCGCGAGGTGGGAGGCGTGCTGGGGATCCTGATGGAGGACCCCGATGTCTACTTCGAGAAGGACCGGCTCAGGGAGGCTCAGAAACGGGGGCTGCAGGTCCATGAGATCGAGGCCCTCATCGAGGAGCGGCTCCGGGCGCGGAAGGAAAAGAACTGGGCGCGGGCCGATGCGATCCGGGACGAGCTGGCGGCAAAGGGGGTTGCCCTGAAGGATTCGAAAACGGGGACCACGTGGACGATTGAGAGGCAGGCGCAGGGGTGA